The Deltaproteobacteria bacterium genome contains the following window.
TCATCGCCGGCGTGCGCGCGGGAATCTGCATGATCGCGGTGCCGACCTTCAGCTTGGTCGTGTTCGCGAGGATCCAGGTGGCAGTTGTTACGGCGTCGTTGCCGTAGGCCTCGGCGGTCCAGGCCGAGTCGAAGCCGAGCGATTCGGCGAGCTTGATGAAGTCGAGGTTGAGCTTCGCCTCGGGGCCGAACGCGGCGGCGGTGAGTCCGAGCTTCACGGGGATCTCCTTCGTTTGCGGGAAGCGCGGAGTATGGCACGGGAAAGAACGCGAGAACGACGGTCACCGCGGCTTGTGCTGCGCGGGAGCAAACGCAGGAGCTTCGCTGAACTGGGACGCGATCGGTGCGATCGGGGAGTGGGTCGGAGCGCTCGCGGTCGTCGTGACGCTCGCGTAGTCGAGCAGTACTTCTTGGAGGAGCTCATCTCGTTCTACGACTCCTGGGATCGCATCCAGAGCGGCGACATCAACGCGAAGCTCCGGCCGATCAACCGATTGGGCGCCTCCGTACCGGAGTTCAAGGAAGCGATGGACCGCCCTGTCGCCAAGCCGGCGAGATCGCCCGGCGCGGGATCACCGCGACTCGCGCGTCACCGCCTCGACGGCGCGCCTGAACGAAGCGGGATCGATCGCGGGGAAGCGAAAGAGGAGCGGCTCGATCTCCTCGAAGCGGCGCAACAACTCACTCGGCACGATCAGCTCGCGCGCGATCATCTCCGCGACGTCCGCCCGGTCTTGTGTATGTCCGCGCTCGAGCTTCGCGAGCGCCTGGGCGTACGGGTCGTAGTGGTGGAAGTCGAGCTTGCCCTCGCGCGCGACCCAGGGGCTGCGATCGCGCCAGCCCGGCAGCTCGGGAATGAACTGGTCGGGCGCCGCCAGCTCGAGGTTCACGTCGAGCCGCTCCTTCAGCTCGGCGATCGCCCGCAACAACCGATCCGACTCGGGCTCGAGCTTGAGGTCGATGTCGACGGTGCTCTGCCGCCAGCCGACGAGCACGGCCGTCGAGCCGCCGACCAAGTAGGCGCGCCCTTCGCGGTCCGCCTCGCGGCCGAGCGCGCGCATGAACTCGCGCACGCGCGCGGCGTCTACTGGGCGGCGCACGCGAGCGCTCGCTCGAAGCTCACGAGGCGGCGGATCAGCGCGTTGTACTGCGAGTGCGCGCCGTCTCCCGCGGTCTCGGCGATCAGATCGTAGAGCGCGTGCTCGGGCGCCGCGTGGGAGTGCGCAGGCACCTCGACTCCCAGCTCGCGAAGCCGCGGCTCGCCGATCGCGACGAGCAGCGCTTGCGCAGAGCGGACGCCGCACGCAAGGTCGGCGATCCCGCGCTCGATCAGGTCGCCGCCGGGGAAGGACGCGTACTCCATCGCGGGCAGCGTAACGCGGCCCCGTTGCGACGACGCAGCACCCGCGACTTGCGCGAGTCGACGGCGATTCGGGCGGAGTAGAGTGCGCATCGAGCGGCGGCACACGACGGACCTCGCTGCGCGCGGAGCTGCGATGAACTGCCCCCGCTGCCAGCACGCGAACCCCAACTCGGGAGAGGGCGAAAGCGCGGTAGTGAACCGAGCGAAGTGAGCCGCACACGATGCCCCACCTCCGCATGTACTCCGAGCTCGCGCACTGGTGGCCGCTGCTCTCGCCGCCCGCGCACTACGTCGAGGAAGCCGCGTACTTCCGCGCGCTGCTCCGGCGCCACCGCCCGCGGCCGCGCACGCTGCTCGAGCTCGGCTGCGGCGGCGGCAGCCTCGCGTCGAATCTGAAGCGCGACTTCGCGCTCACGCTCACGGACGTGTCGCCGCAGATGCTCGCGGTGTGTCGCGCGGAGAATCCCGAGTGCGAGGTGCTGGAGGGCGACATGCGCACGCTGCGCCTCGCGCGCGAGTTCGACGCGGTGCTCGTGCACGACGCGATCATGTACGCGACCACGGAGGCCGACCTGCGCGCCACGATCGCGACCGCCGCGCTGCACTGCCGCGCAGGCGGGCTCGTGCTGCTCGCGCCGGACTGCACGCGCGAGAGCTTCGGGCAGCACACCGCGGACGAGGACGCGGGCGCTTCGCACGCGGATGGCGGCACGGATCACGGCGGAGAGGACGCGCCTGACGGCCGCGGGCTTCGATACCTCGAGTGGTGCTGGGATTCGGATCCGAGCGACACGACTTATCAGGTCGCGTACGCGTTCACGCTGCGCGAGCGCGACGGCAGCGTGCGCACGGAGCTCGACGTGCAGACGCAGGGCCTCTTCTCCGAGGCGACCTGGCTCGCGCTGATGCGCGAGTGCGGGCTCGAGGCGCGCACCGTCTCGGACCCGTGGCGCGGCAAGATCTTCGCGGGGGTTCGTCGCGCCGCGACGTGAACTCGGGCCCCGGCTGGCCATCCGTGCCAGGCACGGATGGCCAACCCCCGCACGCTCGGCGCGTGGCCATCGGTGCCTGGCACCGATGGCCACCTCGGTGGTCAGGAGCGCGGGCGCGCTACCAACTGCGCACGTCATCACGGACGAAGGAGCACGCCATGGCCCTCTCGATCATCGACGTCGACGCTCACATCAGCGAGCCGCACGACCTCTGGACGCGCCGCGCGCCCGCATCGCTGAAGGATCGCGTGCCGCGCGTGGTGAAGAATGGCGACAAGCGCGCGTGGATCGTCGACGGCGACATCGAGCTGTCGCACGCGTCGCCGTCGAGCGTGATCCGCAAGGACGGCGCGAAGTCGCGCGGGCCGGAGTTCTTCGCCTGGCAGATCGAGGACGTGCACCAAGCGTCCTGGGACATGAAGGCGCGCGTCGGCGTCCTCGATCAGCTCGGGCTGTACGCGCAGATCCTCTACCCCAACGTCGCAGGCTTCGGCAGCCAGAACTTCATGAAGGTGAAGGACGACGCGCTGCGGCTCGCGTGTGCGCGCATCTACAACGAGGCGATGGCGGAGATTCAGGCGAGCTGCAGCGGCCGCATCTTCCCCATGGCGCTGATGCCGTGGTGGAACATCGCGCAGTGCGTCGAGGAGGTCGGGCGCGCGAAGTCACTCGGGATGAAAGGCATCGTGATGTGCAGCGATCCCGACTCGATCGGCCTGCCCGACCTCGGATCGCCGGAGTGGCTCCCGTTCTGGGAAGCGTGCGACGACGCCGAGCTGCCCGTGAACTTCCACATCGGCGCGAGCGAGACCTCGTTCAACATGTTCGGCCGCGCGTCGTGGCCGTCGATGGGGCAGCGGCGCCGCCTCGCGCTCGGCTCGTCGGCGCTGTTCATCGAGAACTCGCGGGTGATCTCGAATCTGCTCTACAGCGGCCTGTTTGATCGCTGCAAGAAGCTGAAGATCGTGTCCGTCGAGAGCGGGATCGGCTGGATCCCGTTCGTGCTCGAATCGCTCGACTACGAGTGGTCCGAAACGGGCTCGAACGGCGAGCAGGCGCTCGAGATGAAGCCGTCGGACTACTTCAAGCGCCACATCTACGGATGCTTCTGGTTCGAGAAGACCGCACCGACGAAGCTGATCGATCAAGTCGGCGAAGACAACGTGCTGTTCGAGACCGACTTCCCGCACCCGACGTGCCTGTATCCCGACGTGCAGCAGCACATCGCGGAGATCAGCGCGGGCTGGAGCGAGACGCGCAAGCGCAAGATCCTGCAGGACAACGCCGCGGCGCTGTACAAGATCGCGCTGCCGAGCTGACAAACTCCGCTAGCCCGCCGCGCGTCGTTCGTGCCAACTTCGCGCTCCCATGAGCAACGAACTCCCCCTCTCCGGCATGCGCGTGCTCGAGGTCGGCGGCGGCGTCGCGGCCGCGTTCGCAACCCGCTTCCTCGCGGGCTACGGCGCGGACGTGATTCGCAGCGAAGGCGCTGCGGGAGCCCTGACAGGTGACGAGGAAGCCGCGCTGCTCGCCGGCAAGCGGCGCATCGCGGTCAGCGACGCGCAGCTGCGCGCGCTCGCGCTCGAGGCGGACGCGGTCGTTGAAGACGGGCGGCCTGGCGCGCTCGCGGCGCGCGGCCTCGATCCGCACGCCCTGCGCGCCGCGAAGCCCGCGCTCGTGATCACCTCGCTCACCGCGTTCGGGCAGCACGGGCCGTATGCCGAGTACGAGGCGACGAATCTCGTCGCGCACGCGGCGGGCGGCATCCACTCGCTCACGGGGATCAAGACGCGCCCGCCGCTGCAGAGCGGCGCCAACCAGGCGTGGAAGCTGCTCGGCCTGAACGGCTTCGGCGCCACGCTCACGGCTCATTACGGTGCGCTGCTGCAAGGCGAGGGCGACTGGCTCGACCTCAGCGCGCAGGAGTGCGCCGCCGGCATGCTCGAGCTGTACGGCCCGCGCAGCGGCGTCGACGGCGTGCCCTCGCCGCGACTCGGCAATCGCACCAACGCGATCTGGGGCCTCTATCCCGCGAAGGACGGCTACGCGGGCGTGTGCGCGCTCCACCGCCAAGTGCCGGCGCTCTATGCGCTGATCGGCGACCCCGAGCTGCAGCAGCCGAAGTACATGGACCCGATGGAGCGCATCAAGGACGACAAGGACCTCGGCGACAAGGTGCGCGACTGGTTCGCGCCGCACACGAAGGCGGAGCTCGTCGAGCTCGGCGCGAAGCACAAAGTGCCGATCGGCGCCGTGATGACGCCGCTCGACTTGTTGGGGAACGCCTCGCTGAACGAGCGCGCGTTCTTCGACGAAGTCGACACGCCTGCGGGACGCGCGCGCGTGCCGGGCCGCATGTTCCTCGGCATCGACTGGCGCGCGGGCAAGCTCTCCGCGCCCGCCGCCGACACCGATGCGGTGCTCCGAGATTGGCTGGGAGGCGCGCGATGAAGCGGCTTCCGCTCGAGGGCGTACGCATCGCCGATCTCACGATGATGTGGGCGGGCCCGTACGCAACCCGCGTGCTCGCGGAGATGGGCGCGGAGGTGGTGAAGATCGAGTCGCCGCGCGCGTGGGACAACGTGCGCACGCTGCTGCCGATCGATCACCCGACGCCGTGGAACGCGAGCTGGTACTTCAACGACTACGCGCGCGACAAGAAGTCGCTGACGCTCGACCTCGCGCAGCCGCGGGGCCGCGAGCTGTTCCTGCGCTTCATCGCGAAGTGCGACGTCGTGATCGAGAACTACCGCGCCGAGGTGATGGACAAGCTCGGCGTCGGCTACGAGGTGCTGCGCGCCGCGAAGCCCGACATCGTGCTCGTGTCGATGGCGGGCTTCGGGAAGACAGGCCCCGAGCGCGACCTCGTCGGCTTCGGCCCGATCGTCGAGATGATGGCGGGCATGAGCTCGACGAGCGGCTACGGCGACGACGGCGTCCCGTACAAGACGGGCATCTCTTACGGCGATCCCGTCGGCGGCCTCGCGGCCGTGAGCGCCGTGGTGCTCGCGCTGATTCAGCGCAGGCGCACGAAGCGCGGCGCGTGGATCGACCTCGCGCAGCGCGAGACGATGTCGCAGATGCTGGGCGAGAAGTTCGCGGAGGCTTCGCTGCGCGGCGAGCAGCCGACTCATCATGGGAACCGCCACCCCGTGTGGGCGCCGCAGGGCGTCTATCCCGTCGCGGGCGACGACCAGTGGCTCGCGATCTCCGTGCGCGACGACGGCGAGTGGCGCGCGCTTGCGGGCGCGATCGGCGCGAGCGAGCTCGCGGGCCTCACGCTCGCGGAGCGCCGCGCGCGTCACGACGAGCTCGACGCGCGCATCAGCGCGTGGTCGCGCGGGGTGGACCCGCAGAGCGCGATGGAATCTCTGCAAGCGCAGCGAATCCCCGCCGCGCGCGTGCTCAACTCGCACGACATCCACTGGGATCCGCACCTGCTCGCGCGCGAGTCGTGGAGCTTCCTCCCGCATCCGCTGATGCAGCCGTGGCCGCAGCCGAAGTCCGCATGGCGGCTCGAAGAAGCGAAGCCCGAGCCGCGCCGCCACGCGCCGCTGTTCGGCGAGCACAACCGCGAGATCCTGTGCGGATTGTTAGGGGTGAGCGAAGCGGAGTTCGCGGAGCTGGAGGCAGCGCAGGTGATCGGGGATGCGCCGATTGGGGCGAAGGTGGGGTGAGAGGAGGTTCGCGGCGGGAGTCGCTAAGAACTGCAAATCGCCACGAGGGCGACAACACGCAGAGTGGTCGCCAAATGAAAAATCACCGACCGAAAGATCAGCGACTGATCTATGGGGATGTTGTTCCAATCTTCCGTTGGGCCGGGAGCAAGCGGAAAAACCTCGACACGCTCGCATCGTTCTGGAGCAACCGTTTCGATCGGTACCTCGAGCCCTTCGTCGGCTCCGCGTGCCTCTTCCTCCGAATCAAGCCCGGAGCTGCGATACTAGGAGACCTCAACCCGTGGCTAATTGAGACCTATCGAACGATTCGCCACCAGCCCTTGGAAGTCGCCGAGGCTCTCTACGAAATCCCGCGCGACTCCGCGACCTACTACCGCGTGCGCAAGACCCCGACGCGACAGGGTACGGCAGTCCACCGAGCCGCGCGGCTCGTATATCTGAATAGGAACTGTTTCAACGGAATTTTCCGCACGAATCTGAAGGGCGAGTTCAACGTCCCGTTCGGAACAAAGCAAGGTCAGTATCC
Protein-coding sequences here:
- a CDS encoding class I SAM-dependent methyltransferase; its protein translation is MPHLRMYSELAHWWPLLSPPAHYVEEAAYFRALLRRHRPRPRTLLELGCGGGSLASNLKRDFALTLTDVSPQMLAVCRAENPECEVLEGDMRTLRLAREFDAVLVHDAIMYATTEADLRATIATAALHCRAGGLVLLAPDCTRESFGQHTADEDAGASHADGGTDHGGEDAPDGRGLRYLEWCWDSDPSDTTYQVAYAFTLRERDGSVRTELDVQTQGLFSEATWLALMRECGLEARTVSDPWRGKIFAGVRRAAT
- a CDS encoding amidohydrolase codes for the protein MALSIIDVDAHISEPHDLWTRRAPASLKDRVPRVVKNGDKRAWIVDGDIELSHASPSSVIRKDGAKSRGPEFFAWQIEDVHQASWDMKARVGVLDQLGLYAQILYPNVAGFGSQNFMKVKDDALRLACARIYNEAMAEIQASCSGRIFPMALMPWWNIAQCVEEVGRAKSLGMKGIVMCSDPDSIGLPDLGSPEWLPFWEACDDAELPVNFHIGASETSFNMFGRASWPSMGQRRRLALGSSALFIENSRVISNLLYSGLFDRCKKLKIVSVESGIGWIPFVLESLDYEWSETGSNGEQALEMKPSDYFKRHIYGCFWFEKTAPTKLIDQVGEDNVLFETDFPHPTCLYPDVQQHIAEISAGWSETRKRKILQDNAAALYKIALPS
- a CDS encoding CoA transferase; translation: MSNELPLSGMRVLEVGGGVAAAFATRFLAGYGADVIRSEGAAGALTGDEEAALLAGKRRIAVSDAQLRALALEADAVVEDGRPGALAARGLDPHALRAAKPALVITSLTAFGQHGPYAEYEATNLVAHAAGGIHSLTGIKTRPPLQSGANQAWKLLGLNGFGATLTAHYGALLQGEGDWLDLSAQECAAGMLELYGPRSGVDGVPSPRLGNRTNAIWGLYPAKDGYAGVCALHRQVPALYALIGDPELQQPKYMDPMERIKDDKDLGDKVRDWFAPHTKAELVELGAKHKVPIGAVMTPLDLLGNASLNERAFFDEVDTPAGRARVPGRMFLGIDWRAGKLSAPAADTDAVLRDWLGGAR
- a CDS encoding CoA transferase is translated as MKRLPLEGVRIADLTMMWAGPYATRVLAEMGAEVVKIESPRAWDNVRTLLPIDHPTPWNASWYFNDYARDKKSLTLDLAQPRGRELFLRFIAKCDVVIENYRAEVMDKLGVGYEVLRAAKPDIVLVSMAGFGKTGPERDLVGFGPIVEMMAGMSSTSGYGDDGVPYKTGISYGDPVGGLAAVSAVVLALIQRRRTKRGAWIDLAQRETMSQMLGEKFAEASLRGEQPTHHGNRHPVWAPQGVYPVAGDDQWLAISVRDDGEWRALAGAIGASELAGLTLAERRARHDELDARISAWSRGVDPQSAMESLQAQRIPAARVLNSHDIHWDPHLLARESWSFLPHPLMQPWPQPKSAWRLEEAKPEPRRHAPLFGEHNREILCGLLGVSEAEFAELEAAQVIGDAPIGAKVG
- a CDS encoding DNA adenine methylase, giving the protein MKNHRPKDQRLIYGDVVPIFRWAGSKRKNLDTLASFWSNRFDRYLEPFVGSACLFLRIKPGAAILGDLNPWLIETYRTIRHQPLEVAEALYEIPRDSATYYRVRKTPTRQGTAVHRAARLVYLNRNCFNGIFRTNLKGEFNVPFGTKQGQYPRRCDFENAANLLKSAKFPRRFS